In one Choloepus didactylus isolate mChoDid1 chromosome 1, mChoDid1.pri, whole genome shotgun sequence genomic region, the following are encoded:
- the FANCD2OS gene encoding FANCD2 opposite strand protein isoform X3, with product MAGYQLWSPWTPLDESFQWLRHTTPTPSSKHPFRASPGFPHTPSDLEVQLCFQEVTLVLDSPFLETGVSPKLPCHTSELRTLNNKKGLVRKPQPVRLNGVDSVFGRVITAQPPKWTGTFRVSDKSAFCKIISQEHQWPTGLKEPQIQMTVTMCKQMLRSILLLYATYKKCTFALQHSR from the coding sequence ATGGCGGGATACCAGCTCTGGTCACCATGGACCCCACTGGATGAGAGTTTCCAATGGCTGCGACACACAACACCTACACCTTCTTCCAAGCACCCCTTTAGGGCCTCCCCCGGCTTCCCACATACCCCTTCTGACCTTGAAGTGCAGCTGTGCtttcaagaggtcactctagtccTAGACAGCCCATTCCTGGAAACTGGGGTGAGTCCCAAGTTACCCTGCCACACGTCAGAGCTCCGAACTTTGAACAACAAGAAAGGGCTGGTAAGGAAACCCCAGCCTGTCCGCCTCAATGGAGTGGATTCTGTCTTTGGCAGGGTTATCACGGCTCAGCCACCAAAGTGGACTGGGACCTTCAGAGTTTCAGACAAGTCAGCCTTTTGCAAAATCATTAGCCAGGAGCACCAATGGCCCACTGGACTTAAGGAGCCTCAGATTCAGATGACAGTGACTATGTGCAAACAAATGCTGCGCTCAATCCTCTTGCTATATGCAACATACAAGAAATGCACCTTTGCCTTGCAACACTCCAGGTAA